In Methanosphaera sp. ISO3-F5, a genomic segment contains:
- the argF gene encoding ornithine carbamoyltransferase, giving the protein MENLLSMTDAKEEVFNILDIASSLKSGEINDKPLTDKYLGMIFEKSSTRTRVSFEVGMHQLGGTPLYLSSNDLQIGRGEPIPDTARVLSRFLDCIMIRAKNHETVAQLIEHADIPIINGLTDKEHPCQTFADLLTIKEYKGDFNRKFVFIGDGNNVCNSLLLGAAYTGMDMTVACPEGYEPDEEIYKLALEEAEKTGSSINIEHDIHEAVKDADVLYTDVWVSMGDEEEKEERERIFKEYQINSQLLSEAKKDAIVMHCLPAIRGQEITDEVMTSEQSAIWDQAENRLHAQKAILYKLLNK; this is encoded by the coding sequence ATGGAAAATTTATTATCAATGACTGATGCCAAAGAAGAAGTTTTTAACATACTAGACATAGCATCAAGTCTTAAATCAGGGGAAATTAATGATAAACCATTAACAGACAAATATCTGGGAATGATATTTGAAAAATCATCCACACGAACAAGAGTTTCATTTGAAGTAGGAATGCACCAATTAGGTGGAACACCATTATACCTGTCAAGCAATGATTTACAGATAGGGAGAGGAGAACCAATACCAGACACCGCAAGAGTATTATCCAGATTCCTAGATTGTATCATGATAAGAGCAAAAAACCATGAAACAGTAGCACAACTCATAGAACATGCAGACATACCAATTATAAACGGTTTAACAGACAAGGAACATCCATGCCAAACATTTGCAGACCTACTAACAATAAAAGAATACAAAGGAGATTTCAATAGAAAATTCGTATTCATAGGCGACGGAAACAATGTATGCAACTCCTTACTTTTAGGGGCAGCATATACTGGTATGGACATGACAGTAGCATGTCCTGAAGGATATGAACCAGATGAAGAAATATATAAACTAGCATTAGAAGAAGCTGAAAAAACAGGATCATCAATCAACATTGAACACGACATACACGAAGCAGTAAAAGATGCAGACGTACTGTACACTGATGTATGGGTAAGTATGGGTGATGAAGAAGAAAAAGAAGAAAGAGAAAGAATCTTCAAAGAGTATCAGATAAACTCACAACTTTTATCAGAAGCAAAAAAGGATGCAATAGTAATGCACTGCTTACCAGCAATAAGAGGACAAGAAATTACAGATGAAGTAATGACCTCAGAACAATCCGCAATATGGGATCAAGCAGAAAACAGGCTACATGCACAAAAAGCAATACTCTACAAATTACTCAATAAATAA
- the hisF gene encoding imidazole glycerol phosphate synthase subunit HisF, whose protein sequence is MLSKRIIPCLDCDLQVPEGRVVKGVEFKQIRYAGNPVELATKYYEQGADEIVFLDITASHERRSTMADVINKTVENVFCPICVGGGIREVEDYVNMLKAGADKCSTNTAAIKDPSLINRASEHVGSQACVIGIDAKRRYVENPDESDEHYIVETDKGYCWFDCSIYGGREFTGIDAIKWAIECEERGAGEILLTSMDRDGTKVGYDLDLTRAISRNVSIPVIASGGVGNPEHIYEAFNNGEADAALAASIFHFDEYPIPDVKKYLKEKNIQIRI, encoded by the coding sequence ATGTTATCAAAGAGAATAATTCCCTGTCTTGACTGTGACTTACAAGTTCCAGAAGGACGAGTAGTGAAAGGAGTGGAATTCAAACAAATCCGTTATGCAGGTAATCCAGTAGAACTTGCAACAAAATACTATGAACAAGGAGCAGATGAAATAGTATTTCTAGACATCACAGCATCTCATGAAAGACGTTCAACAATGGCAGATGTAATCAACAAAACTGTTGAAAACGTGTTCTGTCCAATATGTGTCGGTGGAGGAATACGTGAAGTAGAAGATTATGTGAACATGTTAAAAGCAGGAGCAGATAAATGTTCCACAAACACGGCCGCAATAAAAGATCCATCCCTAATAAACAGAGCATCAGAACATGTGGGCAGTCAAGCATGCGTAATAGGTATAGATGCAAAAAGACGTTATGTCGAAAATCCGGACGAATCAGATGAACATTACATAGTCGAAACAGATAAGGGTTACTGTTGGTTTGACTGCAGCATATACGGTGGACGAGAATTCACAGGTATTGATGCAATCAAATGGGCAATAGAATGTGAAGAAAGGGGAGCTGGAGAAATACTGTTAACAAGCATGGACCGTGACGGAACAAAAGTTGGATATGACCTTGATTTAACACGTGCAATAAGTCGCAACGTGTCAATACCAGTAATAGCTTCAGGTGGTGTGGGAAATCCTGAACACATTTATGAAGCATTTAATAACGGGGAAGCAGATGCAGCACTGGCAGCAAGCATATTTCACTTCGACGAATATCCAATCCCTGATGTAAAAAAATATCTTAAAGAAAAAAATATCCAAATACGAATATAA